In Osmia bicornis bicornis chromosome 10, iOsmBic2.1, whole genome shotgun sequence, one genomic interval encodes:
- the LOC123988250 gene encoding uncharacterized protein LOC123988250 translates to MCHLCKFIDSAIPFLGASPDGLINEEGIVEIKYPKTAENLLPEEAIKSVAVIRRIFADAEGNSLNRNHYYYYQVQGQLHVTDFRRKDSREEVFWSEASLEL, encoded by the exons ATGTGCCATCTGTGCAAATTTATTGATAGTGCCATCCCGTTCTTAGGAGCTTCGCCAGATGGACTTATAAACGAAGAGGGCATTGTGGAAATCAAATATCCGAAAACGGCGGAGAATCTATTGCCGGAGGAGGCAATCAAAAGTGTTGCAGTTATTCGGCGTATATTTGCAGACGCAGAAGGAAATTCATTGAACAGGAACCACTACTATTACTACCAAGTACAAGGACAATTACATGTCACAG ATTTTCGAAGAAAGGATTCCCGAGAAGAGGTTTTTTGGAGCGAAGCGAGCTTAGAActctaa